The following is a genomic window from Niabella soli DSM 19437.
TACCTGCATTGCCCTTACTTAAAAACGGAACCGAGATGCCCGTCATCGGGATCAATCCTAACGTTCCCGCAGTAATAAGGAAAAACTGGAGCATCGTCGCAATGGCAATGCCCGCAGCAAAATAAAACAGGAAGGGCTTTCCCGTTCTTCTTGCAGCAAGCAGCGTGCGGTAAGTAAGTAAGCCAAAAGCAAGAAAGATCGCGATCAAAGCCACCAGGCCCAATTCTTCCCCAATACTTTCCAGGATCATATCCGTATGATAGGCCGGCATTACACTGGCATAGCCTTTTCCCAGGCCCTGTCCAAAAAAACCGCCGGCATTTAACGACCAAACCCCCTGTGCTACCTGGTCGCCTCCCATGAGCTGATTCTCCCATATATCTTTAAACATTCCGTTACGATCGGCCAGGCGCTGTGTAAACTCAAAAGGCAAGGCCGCCAGGAGAATAAAAGAAGAAATGATCAGCACAATAAAAAAAATGGATTCATACCGCTTTTTAAAGAACGCGTAGGCAAAAGTGCCGATAGTGGCTATTAGCGCAACCAACGGCAGGAAATCATGCTGCGGCGAATTGATCCCTATTGAAGTGATCATTAATACTACCGCATAGATAACGGCAGCCAGCACCATGGGGAAAAATTCATTCTTTGCAAAGGAATAGAAAAAAAGAAAGGTGAGACATAAGACAACCGCGGGGCCCAGATCGCCCAATGCTGCGTAAATGCAAAGCAAAAAACCAAACAACAACAGCATCTTAATATTATTCTGTGTCAGCCAGCGGTTGTCGGGGATATTGCGCAGGTATTCCGATTTGACGGCAAAATAAGCCGCAAAAAAAACGACCATCAGCAGTTTGGATAATTCACTTACCTGGAACCCGAACAAATTTACTTTTACCCCACTGCCCTCCGGTCCGGTGCCGGCAACAAACAGGGCCAATAGCAGGAGAATGGACAACAGCAACCAGGAATAACCCCTGGGCGCTTTTAATTTATTTGCCTCAGGTAAAAAATTATAGACCGGGTCGAACCATTTCGAATGATAAAAGCGATTCACCGGATTGTCCTTAAGAAAGAACAAAAGCACCGATGCTACCAACAATACGCCCGTTGCACATCTTGCCATTCCCGTTCCATGGATAAAGTCGCGCAGCGGGTCCTGCATGCTATACAAAGCCAATACCCCCGTACCGGAAAGAAAGAACAATAAAGGAAGGATAAACTGGTCGCTCCGGTAATTTTTTAACCACAATACAACGTGAAAGACCCAGAACGACAACAGGAACAGGGCCAGGGTTTTGAAATATTCCTTTTTAAAATCATCCGGTGTCCGAACGGTAAAAAACTTATCATTTTTGATCTGGCGAAACTCTGTCCGGTCCAGCACGCGTATCCTGTGAGGCGCCCCTTTGAATTCAAAGGTCTCATCGCCTTTTATAGCCACAACACCTTTCGCCGGTCCAAAATCATAGCCCGGTTTTATGGCGATCACCCGATAGTTGCTCTCCTTTTTAAGATTATAAAACTCATAGGATCCGTTGGGATTGGTTCGCGCGAAAAATGCCTCCGGCTCGTCGCCGTTTTTTACGCTTAGCGTATCTAAATAACCCGATGGAAATTCTTCCGTTAATTTCACCAGCACGCCGCCGGCTGCCGTCTCCGGCTGTTGCACTTCCTGTGTAAAATGTATTTTCCCTTTAACCGATAAAGATGTTTTTTCATTTTGCACGGCAACCTGGTCCGGAAATTTTTGAGGATCTTTTGATTCCCCGGCATAAAGGGCACTGTCCATATCAAGCCTTGTGATCGCGTTCAGGAAGCGGAGCTTGCCCGATTCACTGGACGTATTTAAAAATTCAGTGGCGGGGATCATCAGGCTGTTTTTGTTCAAAGCGCCCAGGTTCGGCAAGGAACCTTCTTTATCGATGATGCCCTTTATTTTCCCGGCAATAAACTGGATATAGTTTGCATCCGTGAAATAGCCTCCTTTGGTAAGGATCTGTACCAGCACCGGGGTTTTTACGGGAGCTACAAGATTCAGCATCTTACCATTCGTATAACCCTGATCGGCTTCCGCAAAAGCCGCTCTTTTATTTTGATAAAAGACAAAGGCCATCCCGGCCAGCAACAGCGTTACGCAAAGCAGCAGGAGGCGTTCTATTCTGCGCGGGTATAATTTTATTTTCTTGTTCATGAATTAGTATCCTTGCAGCGCCTTTTTACGGGAGCTATCTCTAAAAATGGTATCTGTTGCATTAATAAGGGAGTCTGTTCTGTGTAAATGCGCAGTGTCAGGAGCAGCAATACTGTCTTTTTTTAATAGGGTGGAGTCAACTGCCGGGGGCGCTAGTGCCTCCTTTCGGAAGAAAGATCCTGTACCGCTCCAGTTTACCAGAAACCCTACTACGAACGCGATGATTACCGGAACCATCCTTATTTTTTTTTACTGATTGTTGCACTTGTTGTTTCTTGGTTCATAATTGTTGCTGTTTGCGCATTTTCGGCTTCAATGGGGACTTCGATCGTATTTTTGACCGATCGTTTTCTTCCCGGTTTTTTAGGAGCGGCGTAGGTGGCCAATACAACAGTAATATTGTCTTTCCCTCCCAATGCATTGGCCTTATCAATTAATTGCTGCGCT
Proteins encoded in this region:
- a CDS encoding FtsW/RodA/SpoVE family cell cycle protein, encoding MNKKIKLYPRRIERLLLLCVTLLLAGMAFVFYQNKRAAFAEADQGYTNGKMLNLVAPVKTPVLVQILTKGGYFTDANYIQFIAGKIKGIIDKEGSLPNLGALNKNSLMIPATEFLNTSSESGKLRFLNAITRLDMDSALYAGESKDPQKFPDQVAVQNEKTSLSVKGKIHFTQEVQQPETAAGGVLVKLTEEFPSGYLDTLSVKNGDEPEAFFARTNPNGSYEFYNLKKESNYRVIAIKPGYDFGPAKGVVAIKGDETFEFKGAPHRIRVLDRTEFRQIKNDKFFTVRTPDDFKKEYFKTLALFLLSFWVFHVVLWLKNYRSDQFILPLLFFLSGTGVLALYSMQDPLRDFIHGTGMARCATGVLLVASVLLFFLKDNPVNRFYHSKWFDPVYNFLPEANKLKAPRGYSWLLLSILLLLALFVAGTGPEGSGVKVNLFGFQVSELSKLLMVVFFAAYFAVKSEYLRNIPDNRWLTQNNIKMLLLFGFLLCIYAALGDLGPAVVLCLTFLFFYSFAKNEFFPMVLAAVIYAVVLMITSIGINSPQHDFLPLVALIATIGTFAYAFFKKRYESIFFIVLIISSFILLAALPFEFTQRLADRNGMFKDIWENQLMGGDQVAQGVWSLNAGGFFGQGLGKGYASVMPAYHTDMILESIGEELGLVALIAIFLAFGLLTYRTLLAARRTGKPFLFYFAAGIAIATMLQFFLITAGTLGLIPMTGISVPFLSKGNAGIIITLLAFIWVLIISNERGDALEMEYVKERYDNVNAYAILTFFAVLLFFIGSLFWYQYKSNEYIVKPALVLNRKGAWQYSYNPRIGIFLRQIRSGNIYDRNGVLLATSSKTAFEKQKSRLIPLGANADLYEEQLKREQHRYYPFGPDLLFWLGDYNKEIANEEEAGYSAEYRHYTMLKGFDVSYTTKQKTSDRYKEDRFLPVTMRESELVNYNYSALVPILKEGMEGKWVEQQNNKNKDIQLSLDVALNERINAVIQGTAASNQFRTSVVAVNAKTGDVLASASNPAPSYKDLKLISNIEQSDYRTIFKQIFQDRVVVPQDLGITFNSRPGSTIKILDATAAMNQYGPAAAQFSYFVYPDEAIHKGEPENMNVDMRTAIVRSSNVYFIKLANDKNLESSLFNLYDALGINILNRGGFHFQRPEDYNSEKYFKEWDQFVAKGKNIFNNQRLMNTRQRLQSRYSDIAWGQGELMVTPLQMAKMSGALSDSGILNPSRFLFKSWSNQLIAPSPVTITKQPQIAPLISDFMREQSVKVAAASGLEVHGKTGSPERDKIVKTGNNKTELKRVTDSWYTFFVHSPKLGAPIAFTIRIEEIGNSEYAKTLAVAILKQLQNAGYF